The following are encoded together in the Phenylobacterium sp. NIBR 498073 genome:
- a CDS encoding glycine zipper 2TM domain-containing protein has translation MKRALALAAAGMIAVTAPVVTFPSIASAQSYDPCREQQRQSANKGTIVGGVVGALAGGGVAAKGAKTEGALLGGAVGAVAGHEIGKRNSKCSSYRPAPAPRPAAYRSSSNYQRSSYSQPSNCRWVQDNYGGRNHSYEVCRGRDGVWRPSGRS, from the coding sequence ATGAAACGCGCTCTTGCTCTCGCCGCCGCCGGGATGATCGCCGTGACCGCGCCCGTCGTGACGTTCCCGAGCATCGCATCGGCCCAGTCCTACGACCCGTGCCGTGAGCAGCAACGCCAAAGCGCCAACAAGGGCACCATCGTCGGCGGCGTGGTCGGCGCGCTGGCCGGCGGCGGCGTCGCCGCCAAGGGCGCCAAGACCGAAGGCGCGCTGCTCGGCGGGGCCGTCGGCGCGGTGGCCGGCCACGAAATCGGCAAGCGCAACAGCAAGTGCAGCAGCTACCGCCCTGCCCCCGCGCCGCGCCCGGCCGCCTATCGCTCGAGCAGCAACTACCAGCGCAGCAGCTACAGCCAGCCCAGCAACTGCCGCTGGGTCCAGGACAACTACGGCGGTCGCAACCACAGCTACGAGGTCTGCCGGGGCCGTGACGGCGTCTGGCGTCCGAGCGGCCGCAGCTAA